In Haloterrigena turkmenica DSM 5511, a single genomic region encodes these proteins:
- a CDS encoding TIGR03557 family F420-dependent LLM class oxidoreductase yields MTQIGYTLSSEEHGPNELVDIARRVEEAGFDFLSISDHFHPWVSAQGESPFVWSTLGAIANETDDIEVGVGVTCPTIRIHPVNVAHAVATVDELFGDRFTFGVGTGENLNEHVTGERWPEHDVRLEMLDEAMDVMRKLWTGETTSHHGEHYTVENARLYTCPDEQPTTIASAFGPQTAKWTADNADGLWCSGPKGEPVEAYEDAGGDGPKYTQLHGCYADSEEAAIETIYEQWPNGSIPGELGQELPTPAHFEQAAQMVEKEDIAEAGTTTEPDAQAHIDSIEEAVDAGYDHVYFHQIGDEQEKAIELYEEEVLPSFR; encoded by the coding sequence ATGACTCAAATCGGATACACCCTCTCGAGCGAGGAGCACGGCCCGAACGAGCTCGTCGACATCGCCCGGCGCGTGGAGGAGGCGGGCTTCGACTTCCTTTCCATCTCGGACCACTTTCATCCGTGGGTCTCGGCGCAAGGCGAGTCTCCCTTCGTCTGGTCGACTCTGGGCGCGATCGCCAACGAGACCGACGATATCGAGGTCGGCGTCGGCGTCACCTGCCCGACGATCCGGATCCATCCGGTCAACGTCGCCCACGCCGTCGCCACCGTCGACGAACTGTTCGGCGACCGTTTCACCTTCGGCGTCGGCACCGGCGAGAACTTGAACGAGCACGTTACCGGCGAGCGCTGGCCGGAACACGACGTCCGCCTCGAGATGTTGGACGAGGCGATGGACGTCATGCGAAAGCTGTGGACCGGCGAGACGACGAGCCACCACGGCGAGCACTACACGGTCGAGAACGCCCGGCTCTACACCTGTCCCGATGAACAGCCGACGACGATCGCCAGCGCGTTCGGTCCCCAGACCGCGAAGTGGACCGCCGACAACGCCGACGGTCTCTGGTGTTCCGGCCCGAAGGGAGAGCCCGTCGAGGCCTACGAGGACGCCGGCGGCGACGGCCCCAAATACACACAGCTGCACGGCTGCTACGCAGACAGCGAGGAGGCAGCGATCGAGACGATCTACGAGCAGTGGCCCAACGGCTCGATTCCGGGCGAACTCGGCCAGGAGCTGCCGACGCCGGCCCACTTCGAGCAGGCCGCCCAGATGGTCGAGAAAGAGGACATCGCCGAGGCCGGGACGACCACCGAGCCGGACGCGCAGGCCCACATCGATAGCATTGAGGAGGCCGTCGACGCCGGCTACGATCACGTCTACTTCCACCAGATCGGGGACGAACAGGAGAAAGCGATCGAACTCTACGAGGAGGAGGTGCTGCCGTCGTTCCGGTAG